Sequence from the Argopecten irradians isolate NY chromosome 12, Ai_NY, whole genome shotgun sequence genome:
TGTTGATAAGGGGTGACTCCGGTACTGGTAAAACACGTTTGGCTGCAGAGTTGATGGCATGCTTTAGTTCGAAAGATCAGGGTAATATGTTCCGCTGTAAAAGGCCAGTAAACCttccaaattttcaaaattggaaTAAGATTTGTGAACCTGATTCAAACTTGATTATTTTATTAGACGATGTCTTTGGTTACAAATCATCTGGTATTTCGGAGGACGTAACATGGTGGAAGCAACATGCAGACATAATCAAATCTATCGGAAACGGAGAGGCAAATGTAGCTAATTTAGTTATTGTAACTGTCAGAAATGATGTATACAGTGACATGAAATCATTGTTCAAGAAACTGTCCCTTGTTGATAACGAAAATGTCATTAACATCAGTTCATATGAATATTTAATACGTGAAGAGAGAAAAAGTATGCTCAGATTGTATACACCCACAGACAAGTTCCAACCATTTTCACAGGATGAAACTAATGACATTGTAGATTCAACATCAGTAATAGGGTTTCCTGAATGCTGCCGGTTATTCCAACTAACACCGGAACTGCATCAATACAGGGTTCAGTATTTTAAGAGACCCCTTCAAAATATTATAGATGTTATCAAGGACAAATTTAGCGACGAAAAGCAAACAACACTATTGTATCTTTTTCTTTCCAAAAAGAAAGTCTCAAAAACTTGTCATGATTTTGAACATAGCAATTTCGATAAACATGGAATTGACAACGCTTTCAAAATATCTTCCCAGATGTTTGAAATGTCTAAAGGTTATATAAACGAAAGAGAGCAGTTACCTTGTCTAAAACAAGGACTTCGATCTTTATGTGGGTCTTTTGTTAGAGAAGAAAATGGATTGTACTGTTTTTTTCATGATTCAGTAAGAGATGCTATTGCAATCATGTACGGAAACGAAACGCCGATAGGGTTTCTTAGGGATTGTCCATGTAGTTGTTTGAGCTATTTAGATGTAGAATCACAAATCGAAATCAATAATCAATACAGAGTTTTGATCGACATAGAGAACTATGAGGCTCTTTACAAGAGAATAATCGATGAACTCAAGCTCAAGTCTCATGATACATACATGATTGTTGCATCCATACAGCCATGGCAAGACAAACATTTTATCCAGGGGTTCTTTCAATGGATTATCGGAAACAGCAGTGTGCCAGCAGATTTTTTCATTCAATGGGAAacagaaaaatgtatatatgcGAATCAAAAGAGGATATTTTGCAATGACGGATTTTTTCCGAAAGGCCTCTGCAATTTTCTTCATTGCGTTGCCAAAACAAATTCTGTAGACCTTATGAAAACCTTGGTAAATATGAAAGAATCATCACAAATTTCGCTTAAAAGTGTACTCGATGTAGCTTTAACAGAAGGTCAAGACGATATGTGTTATTTTCTATTAACAAAGGTTTCCGAACCTGATATTATTTCATCTTTTTGCGCTGCCCAAGGTGGCACTCTCAGCAAATTCAAATGTTTACGCAAGATTTTTATGGATCAGACAGCAGATGAAACCATGCATATCCTACTGCATGCCTGCGAAGATGGAAAAGCTGACCTATGTGAAGATCTGTTCAAAGAATTCTCGTTTTTGATACCGCGTGTTCAGGACGATTACCGATATTATCACGTTTGTGCAATGAAAGGACATATCCAATGCTTCAAAATTGTGACTGAAAAAACGTTGCAAGGTCTGAAAAAGaaagatattgatattttcatcGCAAAGACAACAAATGAAAACAACCAAACTGTTTTGCATTCAGCATCAGTAAATAGGAATAAAGAGATGTGTTCTTTTCTTATTAAAGAATTCCCGTCTTTACTGCCACTCAGAGATAACCACAACAAGCACTGTCTCCATTTGATAGCATATCAAGGCGATGTTGAATGTTTTCAAGCCGTAGCTGCCCTAACTCTAAGTGGTAGGGATGAGAAAGAACGTGAACATTTTTTCAAAACCTTAATAGATGACAATAACATGACGGTTTTGCATCTAGCAACAATAAATGGGAAGACAGAAATGTGTTGTTATCTGATGAACAAATACCCGTGTTTACTGCACCATAGAGATAACTTCAATATGAACTGTCTCGAATGGATAGCATATCAAGGCGATGTCGAGTGTTTCGAGACAGTAGCTGGGTTAGCTATCCGTGAGAAGAATCAAGAAAAATGTGAACAATTTATCAAAACGCGAACAATTAGCGGCCAAACTGTTTTACATCATGCATCAGCAAATGGGAAGCCAGAGATGTGTCGTTACCTTATCAATACATATCCGTCTTTACTGCATCTCAGAGATCACTTCAATATTCACTGTCTGCATATGATAGCATTAAAAGGCAATGTAGAATGTTTTAAAACAGTATTTTCCATTGTTCAGCATAATAAGGATATAGAAGAATGCAAATATTATATCGAAAGATTAACAGATGTATTTGGAAATACTGTTTTGCATTCTGCAGTATCGAACAAAGATATGTGTTGTTATCTTATCAAGGAATTTCCATCTTTACTGCACGTTAGAAATAATAACAACATGCACTGTCTGCATTCGATATGTATTGGAGTtgattttgaaaacattatttCCATTTTAGATGGAATGGATGAAAAAGAACATCACCATCTTATCAAAATCATGACTAAAATAGCTTCGTACATAGCATTAGAAAAAGGGAAGGCCGACATatgttttaatggaaatgaATTATCGTTAATATTCGCCACATTTAATGAACACATGCATTGTCTGCGTGGGATGGGATATAAAGGCGGGGTAGAATGTTTCGAATCAGTAGCTGCCCTGACTCTAAATGGTAGGGATGAAATAGAGAAAGAGCAATTTATTGCAACGCTAAAGGATAATGACGACAGAACAGTTTTGCATAGTGCATCATCATGTGGAAACACAGGTTTGTGTTGTTATCTTGTCAAAAAATACCCGTCTTTACTGCCCCTCAGAGATAACAACAATATGCACTGTCTCCACTTGATAGCATATCAAGGCGATGTAGAATGTTTCAAATCCGTAGCTGCCTTAACTTTACATGGTAAGGATGTAAAAGAGAGtgaacattttatcaaaaatctGAAAGATAAATACGACAAAACCGTTTTGCATATAGCATCAGAAAAAGGGAAAACAGAGATGTGCTGTTATCTAATTAAAGAATTCCCGTCTTTGCTGCCACTCAGAGATAACAACAATATGCACTGTCTCCACTTGATAGCATATCAAGGCGATGTAGAATGTTTCCAATCAGTAGCTACCCTAACTCTACATGGTAAAGATGAAAAGAAcgtaaatattttatcaaaacgcTGACAGATAAATACGACAAAACCGTTTTGCATTCAGCATCAGAAAATGGTAAAAAAGGAGATGTGTTGTTATCTAATCAAAGAATTCCCGTCTTTGCTGCCACTCAGAGATAACCACAATATGCACTGTCTTCATTGGATAGCATATCAAGGTCGATGTAGAATGTTTTCCAATCCGTAGCTGCCTTAACATTATATGGTAAGGATGCAAACGAGAgtgaacattttatcaatacgCTGACAAATCAATACAACCAAACTGTTTTGCATTTAGCATCACTTCATGGTAAAAAGGAGATGTGTTGTTATCTTATCAAAGAATTCCCGTCTTTGTTGCCACTCAGAGATAATCAAAATATGCACTGTCTCCATTGGATAGCATATCAAGGCGATGTAGAATGTTTCCAATCCGTAGCTGCCTTAACATTATATGGTAAGGATGCAAAAGAGGGtgaacattttatcaaaacgCTGAAAGATAAATACGACAAAACCATTTTGCATTCAGCATCAGAAAATGGTAAAAAGGAGATGTGTTGTTATCTTATCAAAGAATTCCCGTCTTTGTTGCCACTCAGAGATAACCACAAAAAGCACTGTCTTCATTGGATAGCATATCAAGGCGATGTAGAATGTTTCCAATCCGTAGCTGCCTTAACATTATATGGTAAGGATGCAAAAGAGGGtgaacattttatcaaaacgCTGAAAGATAAATACGACAAAACCATTTTGCATTTAGCATCAGAAAATGGTAAAAAGGAGATGTGTTGTTATCTTATCAAAGAATTCCCGTCTTTGCTGCCACTCAGAGATAATCAAAATATGCACTGTCTCCATTGGATAGCATGTCTAGGTCATGTAGAATGTTTCAAATCAGTAGCTGCCTTAGCCCTACATGGTAAGGATGACGACGAATgtgaacatttttataaaaacgTTGAAAGATAAATACGACAACACCATTTTACATTTAGCATCAGTAAATGGTAAAAAGGAGATGTGTTGTTATCTTATCAAAGAATTCCCGTCTTTGCTGCCTCTCAGAGATAACCACAAAAAGCACTGTCTTCATTGGATAGCATATCAAGGCGATGTAGAATGTTTCCAATCCGTAGCTGCCTTAACTTTACACGGTAAGGATGACGAAGAACGtgaacattttatcaaaacgCTGAAAGATAAATACGACAAAACCATTTTGCATTTAGCATCAGAAAATGGTCAAACAGAGATGTGTTGTTATCTTATCAAAGAATTCCCGTCTTTGCTGCCTCTCAGAGATAACCACAAAAAGCACTGTCTCCATTGGATAGCATATCAAGGCGATGTAGAATGTTTCCAATCCGTAGCTGCCTTAACATTATATGGTAAGGATGCAAAAGAGGGtgaacattttatcaaaacgCTGAAAGATAAATACGACAAAACCATTTTGCATTCAGCATCAGCAAATGGTAAAAAGGAGATGTGTTGTTATCTAATCAAAGAATTCCCGTCTTTGCTGCCACTCAGAGATAACCACAATATGCACTGTCTTCATTGGATAGCATATCAAGGCGATGTAGAATGTTTCCATTCCGTAGCAGTTTTAACATTATATGGTAAGGATGCAAAAGAGAGtgaacattttatcaaaacgCTGAAAAGTAAAAACGACAAAACCATTTTGCATTTAGCATCGGAAAATGGTAAAAAGGAGATGTGTTGTTATCTAATCAAAGAATTCCCGTCTTTGCTCCCACTCAGAGATAATCAAAATAAGCACTGTCTCCATTGGATAGCATGTCAAGGCCATGTAGAATGTTTCCGATCTGTAGCCGCCCTGACTCTACACTGTACTGATGGCGACGAACGtgaacattttatcaaaacgCTGAAAGATAAATACGGCAAAACTGTTTTGCATTTAGCATCACAAAATGGTAAAAAGGAGATGTGTTGTTATCTTATCAAAGAATTCCCGTCTTTGTTGCCACTCAGAGATAATCAAAATATGCACTGTCTCCATTGGATAGCATATCTTGGTGATGTAGAATGTTTCAAATCAGTAGCTGCCTTAGCCCTACATGGTAAGAATAAGGAAGAGGGTAACAACTATATTAAGACACTGACAAATGCATGGGGCATAACTGTTTTGCATTCAGCATCAGGAAATGGGAAGACAAAGATGTGTTGTTATCTGATTAAACAATATCCGTCTTTACTGCCCCTCAGGGATAACATCTACAAGCACTGTCTCCATTGGATAGCATATCAAGGAGATGTAGAATGTTTCAAATCCGTAGCTGCCTTAACTTTACACGGTAAGGATGACGAAGAACGtgaacattttatcaaaacgCTGAAAGATAAATACGACAAAACCATTTTGCATTTAGCATCAGAAAATGGTAAAAAGGAGATGTGTTGTTATCTTATCAAAGAATTCCCGTCTTTGCTGCCACTCAGAGATATTCAAAATATGCACTGTCTCCATTGGATAGCATGTCTAGGTCATGTAGAATGTTTCCAATCCGTAGCTGCCTTAACATTATATGGTAAGGATCCGGAAAAGAgtgaacattttatcaatacgCTGACATATCAATACAACCAAACTGTTTTGCATTTAGCATCACTTCAAGGGAAGACAGAAATGTGTTGTTATCTTATCAAAGAATTCCCGTCTTTGTTGCCACTCAGAGATAATCAAAATATGCACTGTCTCCATTGGATAGCATGTCAAGGAGATGTAGAATGTTTCAAATCCGTAGCTGCCTTAACTTTACACGGTAAGGATGACGAAGAACGtgaacattttatcaaaacgCTGAAAGATAAATACGACAAAACCATTTTGCATTCAGCATCagaaaatggtaaaacaaaGATGTGTTGTTATCTTATCAACGCATTTCCGTCTTTACTGCCCCTCAGAGATAACAACAATTTGCACTGTCTCCACTTGATAGCAAATCAAGGACATGTAGAATGTTTCCAATACGTAGCTGCCTTAGCCTTATTTGGTAAGAATGCGGAAAAGagtaaacattttatcaaaacgCTGAAAGATAAATACGACAAAACTGTTTTGCATTTAGCATCAGAAAATGGTAAAAAGGAGATGTGTTGTTATCTTATCAAAGAATTCCCGTCTTTGTTGCCTCTCAGAGATAACCACAAAAAGCACTGTCTTCATTGGATAGCATATCAAGGCGATGTAGAATGTTTCCAATCCGTAGCTGCCTTAACATTATATGGTAAGGATGCAAAAGAGGGtgaacattttatcaaaacgCTGAAAGATAAATACGACAAAACCATTTTGCATTCAGCATCAGCAAATGGTAAAAAGGAGATGTGTTGTTATCTTATCAAAGAATTCCCGTCTTTGTTGCCACTCAGAGATAATCAAAATATGCACTGTCTCCATTGGATAGCATATCTTGGTCATGTAGAATGTTTCAAATCAGTAGTTGCCTTAGCCCTACATGGTAAGAATAAGGAAGAGGGTAACAACTATATTAAGACATTGACAAATACATGGGGCAGAACTGTTTTGCATTCAGCATCAGAAAATGGGAAGACAGAAATGTGTTGTTATCTTATTGAACAATATCCGTCTTTACTGCCCCTCAGGGATAACATCTACAAGCACTGTCTCCATTGGATAGCATATCAAGGAGATGTAGAATGTTTCAAATCCGTAGCTGCCTTAACTTTTTTGGGTCAGGATAAGACAAAGTGTgaacattttattgcaaatctaAGAGATAAATAACGCAAAACGGTTTTGCCTCAAGCTTCAGAAAATGGAAAGACAGAGATGTGTTGTTATCTTATCAACAAATATCCGTCTTTACTGCATCTGAGAGATATTCTGATTACACACTGTCTCCATTTGATAGCTTGTCAGGGTTTTGTAGAATGTTTCAAATATGTATCTTCATTAATGCATTTTGGTCAGGACATGAATCAGCGTGAATCTTTTATTGCAAATCTAATAGATGCATATGGCAAAACTGTTTTGCATCAAGCTTCAGCAAATGGGAAGACAGAGATGTGTCGGTGTATCTTATCAACCAATATCCGTCTTTACTTCACCTCAGAGATAATCTCAATAGACACAGTCTGCACTGGATAGCATATGGAGGCGATGTAGAATGCTTTAAATCAGTTTCTTCCTTAGCTTTACATGGAAAGGATGAGAGATCACGTGAAAATTGCATCAAAACGTTGATAGATAAACACGGTAAAACTATTTTGCATTCAGCATTAACAGAAGGGAAGACAGAGATGTGCCGTTATCTTATCAATGCATTTCCGTATTTACTGTCCCTCAGAGATAACAACAAGTGACACTGTTTCCATTGGATAGCACACAGAGGTGACGTAAACTGTTTCAAACCAGTAGCTGATTTGACTTTAAGCGCTAAGGACACGATAAAGCGTTTATCAGAACGCTAACAGATAAATATGGCAAAACTATTTTCCATTTATCATCACGAAATCGAAAGACCGAAATGTATTGTTACCTTATGAATGAATTTACATATCATTAAAACATTCACTGTTTTGATTGGGTAGCATTTCAAAGCGATGTTAAATCTAATGTTTAATGTTTACAACCGTTATCTGTCTTTACTTAACGCGGTAAGGAAAAAGAAGAAAGTAAACacttattgaaatattaaaatttgttttcgGTCAAACTGTTTTACATTTTCCATCAAACGTATTCAATACAGACGTGATATATATACCACTAGGCCATGGAGAACGTCTGACTAGTAATCCAGAAGTCCGCCGGCAAATGCAATGCACCCTTATATATTGGCGCCCATGGCGACTCGAAGTTTCAATCCTAGAAAGGGAGTTTATACcgtggtcaatactagccgcaacaTATACTTCTCTGCAAGGGAGAACTTTTAGATCGAGTAGATTTAGTATATCCGGCACCCTGTTACACATATATGTGATACTtattcacataccacgtgataTCGGATTTGTAAAATATGATTACCGCCGCTAACGTCGAAAACAAAGAGTTTGTCTCATTCGAAAGGACGTACAGAGGCGTAGCCTGATGTCCAATCCATTCGACGAATAAAATGTCACAAAAATTGAtagaaaataatcaatattttattagttAAGGATATATGTTAcagatatgattttataaaataccTATATTGTATATAGCTATTCACGACCAGGCCATTACATGATGGTTATCAGTAAGTGTCCTAATATGATTATATAGCAGCTCTATGAGAGCtgtatctatttataaatatccattgtgtcttcttgtttatAGAGGTgaatttaaaaagatatttaagaCTAATACGTAAAAACAGGTGCACATATCCAGCTAAGTTTCTTATATTAACAGTTGACTATTTcctgaaaatatttttgctgTTCAAATTCTACCTCTATATGTTATGTTTTTGTATGATCCTGTATCATTTGTCTTTACGTTATCAAGGATATAGATAGACAGACATGGTCTtcttgtataaatattaagaGCTAATACTAGCTCCCATATCTTCTCATCGTTATGCACTTAGTGCTAGAGGTGTACAGATTTTATCTGTATGACTTGTTTCACAGCTAATTATAGGTCCTATATAAC
This genomic interval carries:
- the LOC138305025 gene encoding uncharacterized protein, with translation MPKKSGDNIKPSTGYGNRKKPAWRPACNQRNIKDTRKKLPLQQNIKTRVKATKAQRIAALKMECRSELPIVDRTEQKNLIGQTRKLIADEQRSAPFIMTKAFKRAKEMLQDKRFVLIRGDSGTGKTRLAAELMACFSSKDQGNMFRCKRPVNLPNFQNWNKICEPDSNLIILLDDVFGYKSSGISEDVTWWKQHADIIKSIGNGEANVANLVIVTVRNDVYSDMKSLFKKLSLVDNENVINISSYEYLIREERKSMLRLYTPTDKFQPFSQDETNDIVDSTSVIGFPECCRLFQLTPELHQYRVQYFKRPLQNIIDVIKDKFSDEKQTTLLYLFLSKKKVSKTCHDFEHSNFDKHGIDNAFKISSQMFEMSKGYINEREQLPCLKQGLRSLCGSFVREENGLYCFFHDSVRDAIAIMYGNETPIGFLRDCPCSCLSYLDVESQIEINNQYRVLIDIENYEALYKRIIDELKLKSHDTYMIVASIQPWQDKHFIQGFFQWIIGNSSVPADFFIQWETEKCIYANQKRIFCNDGFFPKGLCNFLHCVAKTNSVDLMKTLVNMKESSQISLKSVLDVALTEGQDDMCYFLLTKVSEPDIISSFCAAQGGTLSKFKCLRKIFMDQTADETMHILLHACEDGKADLCEDLFKEFSFLIPRVQDDYRYYHVCAMKGHIQCFKIVTEKTLQGLKKKDIDIFIAKTTNENNQTVLHSASVNRNKEMCSFLIKEFPSLLPLRDNHNKHCLHLIAYQGDVECFQAVAALTLSGRDEKEREHFFKTLIDDNNMTVLHLATINGKTEMCCYLMNKYPCLLHHRDNFNMNCLEWIAYQGDVECFETVAGLAIREKNQEKCEQFIKTRTISGQTVLHHASANGKPEMCRYLINTYPSLLHLRDHFNIHCLHMIALKGNVECFKTVFSIVQHNKDIEECKYYIERLTDVFGNTVLHSAVSNKDMCCYLIKEFPSLLHVRNNNNMHCLHSICIGVDFENIISILDGMDEKEHHHLIKIMTKIASYIALEKGKADICFNGNELSLIFATFNEHMHCLRGMGYKGGVECFESVAALTLNGRDEIEKEQFIATLKDNDDRTVLHSASSCGNTGLCCYLVKKYPSLLPLRDNNNMHCLHLIAYQGDVECFKSVAALTLHGKDVKESEHFIKNLKDKYDKTVLHIASEKGKTEMCCYLIKEFPSLLPLRDNNNMHCLHLIAYQGDVECFQSVATLTLHGKDEKNVNILSKR